The Elaeis guineensis isolate ETL-2024a chromosome 13, EG11, whole genome shotgun sequence genome includes a region encoding these proteins:
- the LOC105056691 gene encoding uncharacterized protein, whose protein sequence is MASLTPGVLIKLLKNINSDVKVCGEYRSILLQVISIVPAITGSELWPDHGFFIKVSDSSHSTYVSLSKDDNELILTNKLQLGQFIYVDKIEAGTPVPALVGVRPVPGRNPCIGNPKDLMHMIVPSDIPQAQDNEANTFKSSDLSEGEKESPKRRVVIKEEKVVVASRYMQGISSTNIKSAGLDSNAAGDKVNGNASDVEPQKKIVSSKSKQELKSQAWPSTTTSCNQNNIKVKQEPSEGSQKESPTLRNQSIAVKVKQEYMEGNQKEASTPTKNSSTKNTSIVKQRTPSNFHSSLNNSKRRLVDSIPWDSLPANLIKPGKGIVRRKNIAFLVAAEAQREATAAAALVKGLSIFADLRKSATEDNPHVSLTKFFSLHRLIDQPNVAIQKDYSFQIHKEAPSDKAKLSRKNSLPNSRNVINPPKFSEESYGNEKLEWARGDGFKEIQEVRATLRKETQSWFLNFLEGALDTGFHAESRVKKGTKDRAAVHSKESDERIAVTLSQLKDANDWLEQLSSEVGTEAETIDRLKQKIYACLLGHVESAASALESRSN, encoded by the exons ATGGCATCCCTTACCCCAGGAGTACTAATAAAGCTTCTCAAGAACATAAATTCTGATGTAAAAGTCTGCGGAGAATACCGGTCCATTCTTCTACAAGTGATCAGCATTGTGCCCGCTATAACTGGCTCAGAGTTGTGGCCAGACCATGGATTCTTCATCAAAGTTTCTGATTCTTCCCATTCCACTTATGTTTCTCTGTCAAAAGATGACAATGAGCTTATCTTGACAAACAAATTGCAACTTGGACAATTTATATATGTCGACAAAATAGAGGCTGGGACCCCAGTTCCTGCTCTTGTAGGTGTGCGGCCGGTGCCTGGGAGAAACCCCTGCATTGGGAATCCTAAGGATCTAATGCATATGATAGTACCTTCTGATATTCCACAAGCACAGGATAATGAAGCAAACACTTTCAAATCAAGTGACTTATCTGAGGGAGAGAAGGAAAGCCCAAAACGTAGAGTGGTTATTAAGGAGGAGAAGGTTGTTGTTGCTTCTCGATACATGCAGGGTATCTCAAGCACTAATATAAAGAGTGCTGGCTTGGATTCTAATGCTGCTGGCGATAAAGTTAATGGAAATGCAAGTGATGTTGAGCCACAGAAGAAGATTGTTTCTTCTAAAAGCAAGCAAGAGCTAAAATCTCAG GCATGGCCTTCTACTACTACCTCTTGCAATCAGAATAACATAAAAGTGAAGCAAGAGCCTTCTGAGGGAAGTCAAAAGGAGTCCCCAACACTCCGCAATCAGAGCATTGCTGTAAAAGTGAAGCAAGAATATATGGAGGGCAATCAGAAAGAGGCTTCAACACCGACAAAGAACTCATCAACTAAAAATACTTCCATCGTAAAGCAGAGGACACCCTCCAACTTCCATTCTTCGTTGAACAATAGTAAAAGAAGACTTGTGGATAGCATACCTTGGGACTCTCTTCCtgccaacctaattaaacctgGGAAG GGAATTGTGAGAAGGAAAAATATAGCTTTTCTTGTAGCAGCCGAGGCTCAGAGAGAAGCAACTGCAGCTGCAGCTCTTGTCAAGGGCCTGAG CATATTTGCTGATCTACGCAAGTCTGCTACCGAGGATAATCCCCATGTCTCTCTTACAAAGTTCTTTTCACTTCACCGGCTCATAGATCAACCAAACGTCGCCATTCAGAAAGATTACTCCTTTCAGATCCATAAAGAAGCACCTTCAGATAAAGCAAAGTTGAGCAGAAAAAATTCACTACCTAACAGTAGAAATGTTATAAATCCTCCAAAGTTTTCAGAGGAATCTTATGGAAATGAAAAACTAGAGTGGGCAAGAGGGGATGGTTTCAAAGAGATACAAGAAGTCAGGGCTACTCTCAGGAAGGAAACACAATCATGGTTTTTGAATTTCTTGGAAGGTGCCTTGGATACTGGATTCCATGCAGAGTCCAGAGTAAAGAAGGGCACAAAAGACCGTGCTGCAGTCCACTCAAAGGAATCAGATGAGCGAATTGCAGTCACACTGTCACAGTTAAAGGATGCAAATGATTGGCTGGAGCAGCTCAGCAGTGAGGTGGGCACTGAAGCGGAGACTATTGATCGGTTGAAGCAAAAGATCTATGCTTGCTTGCTTGGCCATGTGGAATCAGCTGCATCAGCTCTTGAAAGCCGAAGCAATTGA